Proteins from a genomic interval of Arachis hypogaea cultivar Tifrunner chromosome 10, arahy.Tifrunner.gnm2.J5K5, whole genome shotgun sequence:
- the LOC112714397 gene encoding probable LRR receptor-like serine/threonine-protein kinase RFK1 isoform X2, translated as MQLLNFFGFLLVTLCCFQLLRISESKLPKEEVEALKEITSTMGAVYWEFDNDSCDIIRVGLTQEPPDESERSIVCDCSFENSTVCHVTKITLKRLSLPGALPPQLVKLPFLQDIDFAYNCLNGTIPKEWASMNLTSISLLVNRLSGEIPKHLGNITTLTYLMLEANNFSGVVPPELGKLINLQTLVLSSNQLTENLPSALAGLQNLTDFRISSNNFTGTIPDFIKNWQFLQRLEMHGSGLEGPIPSSISLLKNLLQLRISDIKSPSQVFPSLQSMTALTTLVLRNCNLSGEIPSYIWTLTNLATLDVSFNKLVGKIPEVINVKRMRYIYLTGNMLSGNVPKSILKDGSSIDLSYNNFTWQGPEQPACQEDMNLNVNLFRSSMMKNKLEEYVPCQINFNCPRYSSCLHVNCGGKDIQVKDNKGNSLYFGDGEVAGGTATYFYSSSGQWGFSSTGDFLDDFEAQNIRYTVSLSSSNMSELYTTARISPISLTYFHNCMENGNYTVNLHFAEIQFSNDNTYKSLGKRIFDIYVQEKLIRKDFDIENETHAAVKPLVVPIYNVSITNNVLEIRFYWAGKGTTRIPDYGVYGPLVSALSVVSDSRTCSNDGKKVPVSVIIASVAGALCFILLLFGFIWWKGFFRRKLRRKGTKGGDIQSGTFSLEQLRAATDDFSSVNKIGEGGFGPVYKGQLPDGTVIAVKQLSSKSRQGNREFLNEIGLISCLQHPNLVKLYGYCTEGEQLLLVYEYLENNSLSRALFGSETNHLKIDWPTRFRICIGIAKGLAFLHEESRFKIVHRDIKASNVLLDGELNPKISDFGLAKLHEDEKTHISTRVAGTIGYMAPEYALWGYLTYKADVYSFGVVALEIVSGKSNNNYLPDDESVCLLDWACQLHKKQNLVKLIDESLGPEDIITEAEMVVKVSLLCTNASPSLRPTMSEVVNMLEGRAAIPDMVPDPSSCNEDLRFKALRDFHQHKPKLGLSVNQTPNSATPHTFSSISGDNNYTSSIEELAHSEISPLSS; from the exons ATGCAACTTCTCAACTTCTTTGGCTTCTTACTTGTTACACTTTGTTGCTTCCAGTTGCTGAGAATATCCGAATCAAAATTGCCAAAAGAAGAAG TTGAAGCTCTCAAAGAAATTACCAGTACAATGGGGGCGGTCTATTGGGAGTTCGATAATGATTCCTGTGACATTATAAGGGTTGGACTAACGCAAGAACCTCCTGACGAATCGGAGAGAAGCATTGTTTGTGACTGCAGTTTTGAAAATAGTACTGTCTGTCATGTTACTAAGAT AACCCTCAAGCGCCTTAGTCTACCTGGAGCACTCCCACCTCAACTGGTCAAGCTACCTTTTCTTCAAGATAT AGATTTTGCATACAATTGTTTAAATGGCACAATTCCAAAGGAATGGGCTTCAATGAATTTAACTTCCAT CTCTCTTCTTGTGAATCGCTTGTCAGGGGAAATTCCAAAGCATCTAGGAAATATTACTACTCTCACATACCT GATGCTGGAAGCAAACAATTTTTCTGGAGTTGTTCCACCTGAACTTGGGAAGCTGATCAACTTGCAGACCTT GGTACTGTCATCAAATCAGTTGACCGAGAACTTACCATCGGCACTTGCTGGGCTGCAAAATTTAACAGACTT TAGGATAAGTAGTAACAACTTTACAGGAACCATACCTGATTTCATAAAGAACTGGCAATTTCTCCAAAGACT AGAAATGCATGGAAGTGGACTAGAAGGACCGATTCCTTCGAGTATATCTCTATTGAAGAACTTACTTCAGTT AAGAATCAGTGATATAAAAAGTCCTAGCCAGGTTTTTCCTTCACTGCAGAGCATGACAGCACTAACTACATT GGTTTTAAGGAACTGTAACCTGTCTGGGGAGATACCTTCATACATATGGACCTTGACAAATCTAGCAACTTT GGATGTCAGTTTTAACAAGCTAGTTGGGAAAATTCCCGAAGTCATTAATGTAAAGCGTATGAGATACAT CTACCTAACAGGTAACATGCTCAGTGGAAATGTACCAAAGTCAATACTGAAGGATGGAAGTAGCAT TGATCTCTCTTACAACAACTTTACTTGGCAAGGGCCTGAGCAACCTGCTTGTCAGGAAGACAT GAACTTAAATGTGAATTTGTTCAGAAGCTCAATGATGAAGAATAAGTT AGAGGAATATGTGCCTTGCCAAATTAACTTCAATTGTCCACGAT ATTCAAGTTGCTTACATGTCAATTGTGGTGGAAAGGATATACAAGTAAAAGATAATAAAGGAAACAGCCTCTATTTTGGAGATGGAGAAGTTGCAGGTGGTACTGCAACATATTTCTATAGCTCCAGTGGTCAATGGGGATTTAGTAGCACTGGGGACTTTCTGGATGATTTCGAAGCTCAGAACATACGTTACACTGTATCTCTATCATCTTCAAATATGTCTGAATTGTACACAACAGCACGCATATCTCCAATTTCACTCACTTACTTCCATAATTGCATGGAAAATGGGAACTATACTGTAAATCTTCACTTTGCTGAAATACAGTTTTCAAATGATAACACATATAAAAGCCTTGGGAAGCGTATATTTGATATCTATGTTCAG GAAAAATTGATTAGAAAGGATTTTGATATAGAAAATGAGACACATGCTGCTGTAAAACCACTGGTAGTGCCTATATACAATGTCAGCATCACAAATAATGTTTTGGAGATTAGATTCTACTGGGCCGGGAAAGGAACAACTCGAATACCTGATTATGGAGTTTATGGTCCCCTTGTATCAGCATTGTCTGTTGTTTCTG ACTCTAGAACTTGCTCAAACGATGGAAAGAAGGTTCCTGTTTCTGTAATAATTGCAAGTGTAGCTGGGGCTCTATGCTTCATTCTTCTTTTGTTTGGATTCATTTGGTGGAAAGGCTTTTTCAGAAGAAAATTGCGACGGAAAG GTACAAAAGGTGGAGATATTCAGTCAGGAACTTTTAGCTTAGAGCAGCTGAGAGCAGCCACTGATGACTTTTCTTCTGTTAACAAGATTGGAGAAGGCGGTTTCGGTCCTGTATACAAG GGTCAACTGCCTGATGGTACTGTTATAGCAGTTAAGCAACTATCATCAAAGTCAAGGCAAGGAAATCGCGAATTCTTAAATGAAATAGGCTTGATATCTTGTTTGCAACATCCCAACCTTGTAAAGCTTTATGGATACTGCACAGAAGGGGAACAACTTCTATTAGTATATGAGTACCTGGAAAATAATAGTCTTTCCCGTGCTTTATTTG GTAGTGAAACCAATCATCTTAAGATAGACTGGCCAACAAGGTTTAGGATCTGCATTGGCATAGCAAAGGGTCTGgcatttctccatgaagaatcaAGATTCAAGATAGTTCACAGAGATATCAAGGCTTCTAATGTGTTACTTGATGGTGAACTAAATCCTAAGATATCTGACTTTGGATTGGCTAAGCTTCATGAAGATGAGAAGACACATATAAGTACCCGAGTTGCCGGCACTAT TGGATATATGGCACCAGAATATGCACTATGGGGCTATCTTACATACAAAGCTGATGTTTACAGCTTTGGGGTTGTGGCCTTAGAAATTGTTAGCGGAAAAAGCAACAACAATTATTTACCAGATGATGAAAGCGTTTGCCTTTTGGATTGG GCTTGCCAATTGCACAAAAAACAGAACTTGGTTAAACTGATTGATGAAAGCTTGGGGCCAGAGGACATTATAACAGAAGCAGAAATGGTGGTAAAAGTATCACTACTATGCACAAATGCATCACCATCACTCAGACCTACAATGTCTGAGGTTGTGAATATGCTTGAAGGTCGTGCAGCTATTCCGGATATGGTTCCAGATCCAAGTTCCTGCAATGAGGATTTGAGGTTTAAAGCTTTAAGAGACTTCCATCAACATAAACCAAAACTGGGTTTGAGTGTAAACCAGACCCCAAATTCAGCAACACCACATACATTCAGCTCAATATCTGGTGATAATAATTACACAAGTTCTATTGAGGAATTAGCTCATTCTGAGATTTCCCCTTTATCAAGTTAA
- the LOC112714397 gene encoding probable LRR receptor-like serine/threonine-protein kinase RFK1 isoform X1 → MQLLNFFGFLLVTLCCFQLLRISESKLPKEEVEALKEITSTMGAVYWEFDNDSCDIIRVGLTQEPPDESERSIVCDCSFENSTVCHVTKITLKRLSLPGALPPQLVKLPFLQDIDFAYNCLNGTIPKEWASMNLTSISLLVNRLSGEIPKHLGNITTLTYLMLEANNFSGVVPPELGKLINLQTLVLSSNQLTENLPSALAGLQNLTDFRISSNNFTGTIPDFIKNWQFLQRLEMHGSGLEGPIPSSISLLKNLLQLRISDIKSPSQVFPSLQSMTALTTLVLRNCNLSGEIPSYIWTLTNLATLDVSFNKLVGKIPEVINVKRMRYIYLTGNMLSGNVPKSILKDGSSIDLSYNNFTWQGPEQPACQEDIRNLNVNLFRSSMMKNKLEEYVPCQINFNCPRYSSCLHVNCGGKDIQVKDNKGNSLYFGDGEVAGGTATYFYSSSGQWGFSSTGDFLDDFEAQNIRYTVSLSSSNMSELYTTARISPISLTYFHNCMENGNYTVNLHFAEIQFSNDNTYKSLGKRIFDIYVQEKLIRKDFDIENETHAAVKPLVVPIYNVSITNNVLEIRFYWAGKGTTRIPDYGVYGPLVSALSVVSDSRTCSNDGKKVPVSVIIASVAGALCFILLLFGFIWWKGFFRRKLRRKGTKGGDIQSGTFSLEQLRAATDDFSSVNKIGEGGFGPVYKGQLPDGTVIAVKQLSSKSRQGNREFLNEIGLISCLQHPNLVKLYGYCTEGEQLLLVYEYLENNSLSRALFGSETNHLKIDWPTRFRICIGIAKGLAFLHEESRFKIVHRDIKASNVLLDGELNPKISDFGLAKLHEDEKTHISTRVAGTIGYMAPEYALWGYLTYKADVYSFGVVALEIVSGKSNNNYLPDDESVCLLDWACQLHKKQNLVKLIDESLGPEDIITEAEMVVKVSLLCTNASPSLRPTMSEVVNMLEGRAAIPDMVPDPSSCNEDLRFKALRDFHQHKPKLGLSVNQTPNSATPHTFSSISGDNNYTSSIEELAHSEISPLSS, encoded by the exons ATGCAACTTCTCAACTTCTTTGGCTTCTTACTTGTTACACTTTGTTGCTTCCAGTTGCTGAGAATATCCGAATCAAAATTGCCAAAAGAAGAAG TTGAAGCTCTCAAAGAAATTACCAGTACAATGGGGGCGGTCTATTGGGAGTTCGATAATGATTCCTGTGACATTATAAGGGTTGGACTAACGCAAGAACCTCCTGACGAATCGGAGAGAAGCATTGTTTGTGACTGCAGTTTTGAAAATAGTACTGTCTGTCATGTTACTAAGAT AACCCTCAAGCGCCTTAGTCTACCTGGAGCACTCCCACCTCAACTGGTCAAGCTACCTTTTCTTCAAGATAT AGATTTTGCATACAATTGTTTAAATGGCACAATTCCAAAGGAATGGGCTTCAATGAATTTAACTTCCAT CTCTCTTCTTGTGAATCGCTTGTCAGGGGAAATTCCAAAGCATCTAGGAAATATTACTACTCTCACATACCT GATGCTGGAAGCAAACAATTTTTCTGGAGTTGTTCCACCTGAACTTGGGAAGCTGATCAACTTGCAGACCTT GGTACTGTCATCAAATCAGTTGACCGAGAACTTACCATCGGCACTTGCTGGGCTGCAAAATTTAACAGACTT TAGGATAAGTAGTAACAACTTTACAGGAACCATACCTGATTTCATAAAGAACTGGCAATTTCTCCAAAGACT AGAAATGCATGGAAGTGGACTAGAAGGACCGATTCCTTCGAGTATATCTCTATTGAAGAACTTACTTCAGTT AAGAATCAGTGATATAAAAAGTCCTAGCCAGGTTTTTCCTTCACTGCAGAGCATGACAGCACTAACTACATT GGTTTTAAGGAACTGTAACCTGTCTGGGGAGATACCTTCATACATATGGACCTTGACAAATCTAGCAACTTT GGATGTCAGTTTTAACAAGCTAGTTGGGAAAATTCCCGAAGTCATTAATGTAAAGCGTATGAGATACAT CTACCTAACAGGTAACATGCTCAGTGGAAATGTACCAAAGTCAATACTGAAGGATGGAAGTAGCAT TGATCTCTCTTACAACAACTTTACTTGGCAAGGGCCTGAGCAACCTGCTTGTCAGGAAGACAT TAGGAACTTAAATGTGAATTTGTTCAGAAGCTCAATGATGAAGAATAAGTT AGAGGAATATGTGCCTTGCCAAATTAACTTCAATTGTCCACGAT ATTCAAGTTGCTTACATGTCAATTGTGGTGGAAAGGATATACAAGTAAAAGATAATAAAGGAAACAGCCTCTATTTTGGAGATGGAGAAGTTGCAGGTGGTACTGCAACATATTTCTATAGCTCCAGTGGTCAATGGGGATTTAGTAGCACTGGGGACTTTCTGGATGATTTCGAAGCTCAGAACATACGTTACACTGTATCTCTATCATCTTCAAATATGTCTGAATTGTACACAACAGCACGCATATCTCCAATTTCACTCACTTACTTCCATAATTGCATGGAAAATGGGAACTATACTGTAAATCTTCACTTTGCTGAAATACAGTTTTCAAATGATAACACATATAAAAGCCTTGGGAAGCGTATATTTGATATCTATGTTCAG GAAAAATTGATTAGAAAGGATTTTGATATAGAAAATGAGACACATGCTGCTGTAAAACCACTGGTAGTGCCTATATACAATGTCAGCATCACAAATAATGTTTTGGAGATTAGATTCTACTGGGCCGGGAAAGGAACAACTCGAATACCTGATTATGGAGTTTATGGTCCCCTTGTATCAGCATTGTCTGTTGTTTCTG ACTCTAGAACTTGCTCAAACGATGGAAAGAAGGTTCCTGTTTCTGTAATAATTGCAAGTGTAGCTGGGGCTCTATGCTTCATTCTTCTTTTGTTTGGATTCATTTGGTGGAAAGGCTTTTTCAGAAGAAAATTGCGACGGAAAG GTACAAAAGGTGGAGATATTCAGTCAGGAACTTTTAGCTTAGAGCAGCTGAGAGCAGCCACTGATGACTTTTCTTCTGTTAACAAGATTGGAGAAGGCGGTTTCGGTCCTGTATACAAG GGTCAACTGCCTGATGGTACTGTTATAGCAGTTAAGCAACTATCATCAAAGTCAAGGCAAGGAAATCGCGAATTCTTAAATGAAATAGGCTTGATATCTTGTTTGCAACATCCCAACCTTGTAAAGCTTTATGGATACTGCACAGAAGGGGAACAACTTCTATTAGTATATGAGTACCTGGAAAATAATAGTCTTTCCCGTGCTTTATTTG GTAGTGAAACCAATCATCTTAAGATAGACTGGCCAACAAGGTTTAGGATCTGCATTGGCATAGCAAAGGGTCTGgcatttctccatgaagaatcaAGATTCAAGATAGTTCACAGAGATATCAAGGCTTCTAATGTGTTACTTGATGGTGAACTAAATCCTAAGATATCTGACTTTGGATTGGCTAAGCTTCATGAAGATGAGAAGACACATATAAGTACCCGAGTTGCCGGCACTAT TGGATATATGGCACCAGAATATGCACTATGGGGCTATCTTACATACAAAGCTGATGTTTACAGCTTTGGGGTTGTGGCCTTAGAAATTGTTAGCGGAAAAAGCAACAACAATTATTTACCAGATGATGAAAGCGTTTGCCTTTTGGATTGG GCTTGCCAATTGCACAAAAAACAGAACTTGGTTAAACTGATTGATGAAAGCTTGGGGCCAGAGGACATTATAACAGAAGCAGAAATGGTGGTAAAAGTATCACTACTATGCACAAATGCATCACCATCACTCAGACCTACAATGTCTGAGGTTGTGAATATGCTTGAAGGTCGTGCAGCTATTCCGGATATGGTTCCAGATCCAAGTTCCTGCAATGAGGATTTGAGGTTTAAAGCTTTAAGAGACTTCCATCAACATAAACCAAAACTGGGTTTGAGTGTAAACCAGACCCCAAATTCAGCAACACCACATACATTCAGCTCAATATCTGGTGATAATAATTACACAAGTTCTATTGAGGAATTAGCTCATTCTGAGATTTCCCCTTTATCAAGTTAA
- the LOC112714397 gene encoding probable LRR receptor-like serine/threonine-protein kinase RFK1 isoform X5, translating to MLEANNFSGVVPPELGKLINLQTLVLSSNQLTENLPSALAGLQNLTDFRISSNNFTGTIPDFIKNWQFLQRLEMHGSGLEGPIPSSISLLKNLLQLRISDIKSPSQVFPSLQSMTALTTLVLRNCNLSGEIPSYIWTLTNLATLDVSFNKLVGKIPEVINVKRMRYIYLTGNMLSGNVPKSILKDGSSIDLSYNNFTWQGPEQPACQEDMNLNVNLFRSSMMKNKLEEYVPCQINFNCPRYSSCLHVNCGGKDIQVKDNKGNSLYFGDGEVAGGTATYFYSSSGQWGFSSTGDFLDDFEAQNIRYTVSLSSSNMSELYTTARISPISLTYFHNCMENGNYTVNLHFAEIQFSNDNTYKSLGKRIFDIYVQEKLIRKDFDIENETHAAVKPLVVPIYNVSITNNVLEIRFYWAGKGTTRIPDYGVYGPLVSALSVVSDSRTCSNDGKKVPVSVIIASVAGALCFILLLFGFIWWKGFFRRKLRRKGTKGGDIQSGTFSLEQLRAATDDFSSVNKIGEGGFGPVYKGQLPDGTVIAVKQLSSKSRQGNREFLNEIGLISCLQHPNLVKLYGYCTEGEQLLLVYEYLENNSLSRALFGSETNHLKIDWPTRFRICIGIAKGLAFLHEESRFKIVHRDIKASNVLLDGELNPKISDFGLAKLHEDEKTHISTRVAGTIGYMAPEYALWGYLTYKADVYSFGVVALEIVSGKSNNNYLPDDESVCLLDWACQLHKKQNLVKLIDESLGPEDIITEAEMVVKVSLLCTNASPSLRPTMSEVVNMLEGRAAIPDMVPDPSSCNEDLRFKALRDFHQHKPKLGLSVNQTPNSATPHTFSSISGDNNYTSSIEELAHSEISPLSS from the exons ATGCTGGAAGCAAACAATTTTTCTGGAGTTGTTCCACCTGAACTTGGGAAGCTGATCAACTTGCAGACCTT GGTACTGTCATCAAATCAGTTGACCGAGAACTTACCATCGGCACTTGCTGGGCTGCAAAATTTAACAGACTT TAGGATAAGTAGTAACAACTTTACAGGAACCATACCTGATTTCATAAAGAACTGGCAATTTCTCCAAAGACT AGAAATGCATGGAAGTGGACTAGAAGGACCGATTCCTTCGAGTATATCTCTATTGAAGAACTTACTTCAGTT AAGAATCAGTGATATAAAAAGTCCTAGCCAGGTTTTTCCTTCACTGCAGAGCATGACAGCACTAACTACATT GGTTTTAAGGAACTGTAACCTGTCTGGGGAGATACCTTCATACATATGGACCTTGACAAATCTAGCAACTTT GGATGTCAGTTTTAACAAGCTAGTTGGGAAAATTCCCGAAGTCATTAATGTAAAGCGTATGAGATACAT CTACCTAACAGGTAACATGCTCAGTGGAAATGTACCAAAGTCAATACTGAAGGATGGAAGTAGCAT TGATCTCTCTTACAACAACTTTACTTGGCAAGGGCCTGAGCAACCTGCTTGTCAGGAAGACAT GAACTTAAATGTGAATTTGTTCAGAAGCTCAATGATGAAGAATAAGTT AGAGGAATATGTGCCTTGCCAAATTAACTTCAATTGTCCACGAT ATTCAAGTTGCTTACATGTCAATTGTGGTGGAAAGGATATACAAGTAAAAGATAATAAAGGAAACAGCCTCTATTTTGGAGATGGAGAAGTTGCAGGTGGTACTGCAACATATTTCTATAGCTCCAGTGGTCAATGGGGATTTAGTAGCACTGGGGACTTTCTGGATGATTTCGAAGCTCAGAACATACGTTACACTGTATCTCTATCATCTTCAAATATGTCTGAATTGTACACAACAGCACGCATATCTCCAATTTCACTCACTTACTTCCATAATTGCATGGAAAATGGGAACTATACTGTAAATCTTCACTTTGCTGAAATACAGTTTTCAAATGATAACACATATAAAAGCCTTGGGAAGCGTATATTTGATATCTATGTTCAG GAAAAATTGATTAGAAAGGATTTTGATATAGAAAATGAGACACATGCTGCTGTAAAACCACTGGTAGTGCCTATATACAATGTCAGCATCACAAATAATGTTTTGGAGATTAGATTCTACTGGGCCGGGAAAGGAACAACTCGAATACCTGATTATGGAGTTTATGGTCCCCTTGTATCAGCATTGTCTGTTGTTTCTG ACTCTAGAACTTGCTCAAACGATGGAAAGAAGGTTCCTGTTTCTGTAATAATTGCAAGTGTAGCTGGGGCTCTATGCTTCATTCTTCTTTTGTTTGGATTCATTTGGTGGAAAGGCTTTTTCAGAAGAAAATTGCGACGGAAAG GTACAAAAGGTGGAGATATTCAGTCAGGAACTTTTAGCTTAGAGCAGCTGAGAGCAGCCACTGATGACTTTTCTTCTGTTAACAAGATTGGAGAAGGCGGTTTCGGTCCTGTATACAAG GGTCAACTGCCTGATGGTACTGTTATAGCAGTTAAGCAACTATCATCAAAGTCAAGGCAAGGAAATCGCGAATTCTTAAATGAAATAGGCTTGATATCTTGTTTGCAACATCCCAACCTTGTAAAGCTTTATGGATACTGCACAGAAGGGGAACAACTTCTATTAGTATATGAGTACCTGGAAAATAATAGTCTTTCCCGTGCTTTATTTG GTAGTGAAACCAATCATCTTAAGATAGACTGGCCAACAAGGTTTAGGATCTGCATTGGCATAGCAAAGGGTCTGgcatttctccatgaagaatcaAGATTCAAGATAGTTCACAGAGATATCAAGGCTTCTAATGTGTTACTTGATGGTGAACTAAATCCTAAGATATCTGACTTTGGATTGGCTAAGCTTCATGAAGATGAGAAGACACATATAAGTACCCGAGTTGCCGGCACTAT TGGATATATGGCACCAGAATATGCACTATGGGGCTATCTTACATACAAAGCTGATGTTTACAGCTTTGGGGTTGTGGCCTTAGAAATTGTTAGCGGAAAAAGCAACAACAATTATTTACCAGATGATGAAAGCGTTTGCCTTTTGGATTGG GCTTGCCAATTGCACAAAAAACAGAACTTGGTTAAACTGATTGATGAAAGCTTGGGGCCAGAGGACATTATAACAGAAGCAGAAATGGTGGTAAAAGTATCACTACTATGCACAAATGCATCACCATCACTCAGACCTACAATGTCTGAGGTTGTGAATATGCTTGAAGGTCGTGCAGCTATTCCGGATATGGTTCCAGATCCAAGTTCCTGCAATGAGGATTTGAGGTTTAAAGCTTTAAGAGACTTCCATCAACATAAACCAAAACTGGGTTTGAGTGTAAACCAGACCCCAAATTCAGCAACACCACATACATTCAGCTCAATATCTGGTGATAATAATTACACAAGTTCTATTGAGGAATTAGCTCATTCTGAGATTTCCCCTTTATCAAGTTAA